The following are from one region of the Syntrophales bacterium genome:
- the nifS gene encoding cysteine desulfurase NifS, translating to MGDRIIYLDHAATTYVKPEVFDAMKPYFCEYFGNASSIYSLGRVAKDAIEATREKVARAIGAQAREIYFTGSGSEADNWALKGIAAAQKKKGKHIITSAIEHAAILNSCKYLEEEGFEVTYLPVDRDGLVSLEQVKNAIKDTTILISIMFANNEIGTIEPISEIGALARENGILFHTDAVQAVGNIPIDVEKMNIDLLSLSAHKFYGPKGTGVLYIRKGVRISSFIHGGHQERGKRASTENIPGIVGLGKAIELATENVAEYNKKLVNLREKTIAGLFAKVPHIRLNGHRSSRLPGNVNISFQYIEGESLLLMLDMKGVCGSSGSACASGSLDPSHVLLAIGLPHEIAHGSLRLTFGEENTEEDVDYLLAEIPKIVARLREMSPLYEEVKDKESAQKL from the coding sequence ATGGGAGATAGAATTATTTACCTGGATCATGCTGCAACCACCTATGTAAAGCCGGAAGTATTTGACGCCATGAAACCATATTTTTGCGAGTATTTTGGCAATGCGTCTTCAATATACAGTTTAGGCCGTGTGGCCAAAGACGCCATCGAAGCGACCCGAGAGAAAGTGGCCCGGGCCATCGGCGCGCAGGCAAGAGAAATATATTTTACAGGCTCGGGCAGTGAGGCCGATAACTGGGCGCTCAAGGGGATTGCTGCCGCCCAAAAGAAAAAAGGCAAGCACATTATCACTTCCGCAATCGAACACGCGGCGATCTTGAATTCATGCAAGTATTTGGAAGAAGAGGGTTTCGAGGTAACATATCTGCCTGTTGACCGTGATGGGCTGGTGTCCCTGGAGCAGGTTAAAAATGCAATTAAAGATACTACCATTCTTATCAGCATAATGTTCGCCAATAATGAGATTGGCACTATAGAACCAATATCGGAGATCGGCGCTCTGGCAAGAGAAAATGGCATTTTATTCCACACCGATGCCGTTCAGGCAGTCGGCAATATCCCTATTGATGTCGAGAAGATGAATATCGACCTGTTGTCGTTGTCCGCTCATAAGTTCTACGGGCCTAAAGGAACAGGGGTTCTCTATATTCGCAAAGGCGTCCGGATTTCCTCCTTTATCCATGGCGGACACCAGGAAAGAGGGAAAAGGGCCAGCACAGAAAATATTCCCGGCATTGTTGGTTTAGGAAAAGCAATTGAATTGGCGACAGAAAATGTTGCTGAATATAATAAAAAACTGGTTAACCTGAGGGAAAAGACAATCGCAGGACTTTTTGCCAAAGTGCCGCATATCAGACTTAATGGACACAGAAGCAGCAGATTGCCCGGCAATGTAAATATTTCTTTTCAGTACATTGAGGGAGAGTCACTGCTGCTGATGCTGGATATGAAGGGTGTATGCGGGTCAAGCGGCTCTGCCTGCGCCTCCGGTTCATTAGACCCCTCACATGTGCTTTTGGCTATCGGCCTTCCCCATGAAATAGCCCATGGTTCCCTGAGGTTGACCTTTGGAGAAGAAAACACCGAGGAAGATGTCGATTATTTACTGGCGGAGATCCCTAAAATTGTCGCCAGGCTG